The following coding sequences are from one Pseudomonas mendocina window:
- the rsmI gene encoding 16S rRNA (cytidine(1402)-2'-O)-methyltransferase — translation MSGLSINEVFLVTQPAVASVQPGTLYVVATPIGNLDDISARALRILRDVALIAAEDTRHSARLMQHFGIATPLVACHEHNEREQGGRFIARLEAGEDVALISDAGTPLISDPGFHLVRQVRAAGFPVVPVPGACALIAALSAAGLPSDRFIFEGFLPAKAAGRRSRLEQVREEPRTLIFYEAPHRILECLEDMRAVFGGERQALLARELTKTFETLKGLPLDELCAWVAADSNQQRGECVVLVAGWQAPEGDEAVSAEALRVLDLLLAEMPLKRAAALAAEITGVRKNVLYQVALERKG, via the coding sequence ATGAGCGGTCTTTCAATTAACGAGGTGTTTCTTGTGACTCAGCCCGCTGTCGCCAGTGTTCAGCCCGGCACCTTATATGTGGTCGCCACGCCAATCGGCAATCTGGACGATATCAGTGCACGGGCGCTGCGGATTCTGCGAGATGTGGCGCTGATCGCTGCCGAAGATACCCGGCACTCCGCCCGCTTGATGCAGCATTTCGGCATTGCGACGCCCTTGGTTGCCTGTCATGAACATAATGAGCGTGAGCAGGGCGGACGTTTCATTGCCCGGCTGGAGGCTGGCGAGGATGTGGCGTTGATCTCCGATGCGGGGACGCCGCTGATTTCCGACCCGGGCTTTCATCTGGTGCGCCAGGTGCGTGCGGCGGGTTTCCCGGTGGTGCCTGTGCCCGGTGCCTGCGCATTGATCGCTGCGCTTTCTGCTGCCGGTCTGCCATCGGATCGTTTTATCTTCGAAGGTTTTCTGCCAGCCAAGGCGGCTGGACGTCGATCGCGGCTGGAGCAGGTACGTGAAGAGCCGCGAACGCTGATCTTCTACGAGGCGCCGCATCGCATTCTCGAATGCCTGGAGGATATGCGCGCGGTTTTCGGAGGTGAGCGGCAGGCCTTGCTTGCCCGCGAACTGACCAAGACTTTCGAGACGCTGAAGGGATTGCCACTGGATGAATTGTGCGCCTGGGTTGCCGCTGACAGTAATCAGCAGCGGGGCGAGTGCGTGGTGCTGGTGGCTGGTTGGCAGGCGCCGGAAGGTGATGAAGCGGTGAGCGCCGAGGCGTTGCGCGTGCTTGACCTGCTGCTGGCGGAAATGCCACTCAAGCGCGCAGCCGCGCTGGCGGCGGAGATCACCGGGGTGCGCAAGAATGTGCTCTATCAGGTCGCGTTGGAGCGCAAGGGTTAG